From Planococcus halocryophilus, the proteins below share one genomic window:
- a CDS encoding GntR family transcriptional regulator — protein MLKYQHIADELENYIEEHKLQQGDKLPILQDLMIQFDVSKSTVTKALDLLEKTGVVFQVRGSGIFVRRHKRQGYISLSSNQGFKKNLEEFQITSEVITLDRRKPTKEAAVNLNISLDDDVYYVKRIRFIHGQTLCIEESYFNKSIVTYLNKEIITESIFNYITEGLGLSIGFADTYLHVDKLSAEEAEYLGLKKDDPKLEVESVFHLTNGQPFDFSKITYNYVQSQFFLQAVL, from the coding sequence ATGTTAAAATATCAGCACATCGCAGACGAACTAGAAAATTATATAGAAGAGCATAAGTTGCAACAAGGCGATAAACTGCCAATCTTGCAAGATTTAATGATTCAGTTCGACGTGAGTAAAAGTACGGTTACAAAAGCTTTGGATTTACTTGAGAAAACAGGAGTGGTTTTTCAAGTAAGAGGAAGTGGAATTTTTGTCAGACGACATAAACGCCAAGGCTATATTAGCCTAAGTTCAAATCAAGGGTTTAAAAAAAACTTGGAAGAGTTCCAAATCACTTCAGAAGTGATTACGCTGGATAGACGAAAACCGACAAAAGAAGCAGCAGTAAACTTGAATATTAGTCTTGACGATGATGTTTACTACGTAAAAAGAATTCGGTTTATCCACGGACAAACACTTTGTATTGAGGAATCCTATTTTAATAAGTCCATTGTCACTTATTTGAACAAAGAAATTATTACTGAATCTATTTTCAACTACATTACTGAGGGATTAGGATTGAGCATTGGATTTGCTGATACTTACCTTCATGTCGACAAGCTAAGTGCTGAAGAAGCGGAGTATTTAGGGTTAAAAAAAGACGATCCTAAACTTGAAGTTGAATCTGTTTTCCACTTAACAAATGGTCAGCCATTCGATTTTTCAAAAATTACTTATAACTACGTCCAATCCCAATTTTTTCTTCAAGCTGTTTTATAA
- a CDS encoding response regulator transcription factor — protein sequence MIRILAVDDDIHMVNFIAAELRQAGYEVTEALSGEQALEILESETMDLAVVDVMMPGIDGFELTRIVRGDYDLPVILLTARHHIEDKERGFLAGSDDYLVKPFEAKELLYRVKAILRRYNHPEDDLIVIGSLRIDLKSYEVKSPNGILFIPLKEFELLALMASKPRQVWSRDSIIENVWGIDFQGDEQTINVHVKRLRQRLERFSPDVKIVTVRGVGYKLEVVT from the coding sequence ATGATTCGGATATTAGCAGTAGATGACGATATACATATGGTGAACTTCATTGCAGCTGAACTTCGGCAAGCAGGATACGAAGTGACAGAAGCCCTTTCAGGTGAGCAAGCTTTGGAGATATTGGAAAGTGAAACAATGGATTTAGCTGTTGTGGACGTCATGATGCCCGGCATCGACGGTTTTGAACTGACACGAATTGTCCGAGGGGATTACGACCTTCCCGTTATTTTGCTGACAGCTAGACATCATATTGAAGATAAAGAACGTGGATTTTTAGCAGGCTCAGATGATTATTTGGTCAAACCTTTCGAAGCGAAAGAATTATTGTACCGGGTCAAAGCGATACTGCGAAGATACAATCATCCTGAAGATGACTTGATCGTTATCGGGTCTTTACGCATTGATTTGAAAAGCTATGAAGTAAAGTCACCGAATGGCATTTTGTTTATTCCCTTAAAAGAATTTGAGTTGCTAGCTTTAATGGCGTCCAAACCTCGACAAGTGTGGAGCAGAGACTCTATCATTGAAAATGTTTGGGGAATTGACTTTCAAGGGGACGAACAAACCATTAACGTTCACGTAAAACGACTGCGTCAACGATTAGAGCGATTTTCGCCTGACGTGAAAATCGTTACGGTAAGAGGTGTCGGATACAAACTGGAGGTTGTCACATGA
- a CDS encoding beta-glucoside-specific PTS transporter subunit IIABC encodes MGEKIRDYSKLAKDILEAVGGEENIVNATRCATRLRIVLKRSKPEAKAMVSEMTGVITVVESSGQFQVVIGQHVGEVFEEFSNLVKFDSSEAVSDNKGTILNRIIATMSAVFAPFVYILAAAGILQGTLIIINLLFPSFAGTGTYEVFSFISWAPFTFLPIFIAITASNHFKSNPYIAVAATAALVSPTWATMAGRIAEGETISFLGMALTQTVYTSSVLPPLFLVWILSYLERFLNKRIHEIVRPLFVPFICLVIMVPLTILLIGPLSTIGANGIANGYNFLAENAPAIAGAVIGGFWQVLVIFGIHWGVTPMVIANFDLYGRDSFQAYQTIAVIAQIGAVLGVIIKTKSQETKKLGVSAGITGLFGITEPAIYGITLKFKKPFIFGSIAGAIGGITASFFNPNYFAYAGLPGPLTIVNGISPEFPSSIWGILIGCAIAIILPIVLIQIFGYGENAVEKAGLTDSTKEQPDLAVETINVNEESIHEPLRGQIIPLSEVSDKVFSSGAMGHGVAIEPLDNQLYAPFDGTVVMIALTKHAIGLRSNSGVELLVHVGLDTVMLKGKPFTLHVEDGARIKKGDLLMTFDREFIQNEGIKITTPLIITNTQSYKEVIIENILDGLVGDKLLTVVK; translated from the coding sequence ATGGGAGAAAAAATTAGGGATTATTCAAAACTAGCAAAAGATATATTGGAAGCAGTGGGTGGGGAAGAGAATATCGTAAATGCTACTCGCTGTGCGACCAGGCTACGGATTGTTTTAAAACGTTCCAAACCAGAAGCCAAAGCAATGGTGTCGGAAATGACGGGTGTTATTACGGTTGTGGAAAGCAGCGGACAATTTCAGGTGGTTATCGGCCAGCATGTTGGCGAAGTGTTTGAAGAATTTTCAAATTTGGTAAAGTTCGATTCATCAGAAGCAGTTAGCGACAACAAAGGCACTATTTTAAATCGCATCATTGCTACGATGTCAGCTGTCTTTGCACCATTTGTTTATATTTTAGCGGCAGCCGGTATTTTACAAGGAACATTGATTATAATTAATTTACTATTTCCTAGTTTTGCGGGAACAGGTACTTATGAAGTTTTTAGTTTTATTTCGTGGGCACCATTTACTTTTTTACCTATTTTCATCGCGATTACTGCCTCAAATCATTTTAAGTCAAACCCTTATATTGCCGTTGCTGCTACTGCAGCGTTAGTCAGTCCGACTTGGGCAACGATGGCTGGCAGAATTGCAGAAGGAGAAACCATTTCGTTTTTAGGAATGGCGTTAACTCAGACTGTTTACACATCTTCTGTATTGCCGCCGCTATTTCTAGTATGGATCTTGTCGTACTTGGAACGGTTTTTAAATAAGCGCATTCACGAAATTGTGCGTCCTCTATTTGTTCCATTCATATGTTTAGTCATTATGGTTCCACTAACCATTTTATTAATTGGTCCTTTGTCGACGATAGGCGCCAATGGAATCGCAAATGGCTACAACTTCTTAGCAGAAAACGCACCGGCTATCGCTGGGGCGGTCATCGGTGGATTCTGGCAAGTGCTCGTTATTTTTGGTATTCATTGGGGTGTAACGCCAATGGTAATTGCTAATTTTGATTTGTATGGTCGTGATTCTTTCCAGGCGTACCAAACCATTGCCGTAATTGCTCAAATCGGTGCGGTATTAGGAGTTATTATTAAAACAAAAAGTCAAGAAACCAAAAAGTTGGGCGTTTCGGCGGGCATCACAGGGTTATTTGGTATTACCGAACCGGCCATTTACGGAATTACGTTGAAATTCAAGAAGCCTTTTATATTTGGGAGTATTGCAGGTGCTATAGGGGGAATAACAGCAAGCTTCTTCAATCCCAATTATTTTGCTTATGCAGGACTGCCAGGACCTTTAACGATAGTGAATGGCATCAGTCCCGAATTTCCTTCATCAATTTGGGGAATCTTAATTGGTTGTGCGATTGCGATTATTCTCCCTATCGTTTTGATCCAAATTTTTGGGTATGGAGAGAATGCAGTAGAAAAAGCTGGCCTTACAGATTCCACGAAAGAACAACCCGACTTGGCTGTGGAAACCATAAATGTTAACGAAGAATCGATTCATGAGCCGCTTCGAGGACAAATAATTCCTCTTTCAGAAGTCTCGGATAAGGTATTTAGTTCTGGCGCAATGGGGCATGGCGTGGCAATAGAGCCATTAGACAACCAATTGTATGCACCGTTCGATGGCACTGTGGTGATGATTGCGCTGACAAAACATGCAATCGGATTACGTTCAAATTCAGGTGTAGAACTGCTTGTTCATGTTGGGTTGGACACCGTTATGTTGAAAGGAAAGCCATTTACATTGCATGTAGAAGACGGCGCGAGGATCAAAAAAGGCGATTTGCTAATGACGTTTGATCGGGAATTTATCCAAAACGAAGGCATTAAAATAACAACACCTTTAATCATCACTAATACGCAATCTTATAAAGAAGTCATTATCGAAAACATTTTAGATGGCCTCGTAGGGGACAAATTACTAACAGTTGTTAAATAA